Proteins from one Nitrospira sp. SG-bin1 genomic window:
- a CDS encoding DNA gyrase subunit A, whose translation MPFDERLGHIAIEDEMKSSYLDYAMSVIVGRALPDVRDGLKPVHRRILFGMNEMGLASNRAYRKSAKIVGEIMGNYHPHGDTAIYDTLVRMAQDFNMRYPLVDGQGNYGSMDGDSAAAMRYTEARMTKLAEEMLADIDKETVDFGPNYDESRQEPLVLPTRVPNLLINGAGGIAVGYATNIPTHNIAEIIDGLLLLLDSPDVTIAQLMKKIPGPDFPTAGFIYGMSGIKEAYETGRGLLTLRAKVVVETDERTDRERLIVTEIPYQVNKVSLIKKIAELVQDDRIKGISDLRDESSDREGVRVVIELKRGEIPLVVLNNLYKHTPLETTFGVIMLALVNNRPEILNLKQILHHFLEHRREVVVRRTAFELRKAEERAHILEGLKIALDNLDAVITLIRGSQSPDEARAGLMRQFGLTEIQANAILDMRLQRLTQLERTKLIEEYQEVLKQIEYLKSVLASEALVRTIIKDELTEIREAYKDERRTQIVKEEAEISLEDLIAAEEVVVTISHAGYIKRNAVSLYRAQRRGGKGKIGMGIKEEDFVENLFTASTHDSLLFFTDAGKVYWLKVHEIPEASRAAKGKALVNLLALSGSEKVTATLPVKEFRDDRYIVMGTKKGIIKKTELSAFSNPRQGGIIALGLEGGDKLIGVQLTDGQREILLGTRQGITIRFKEEEVRPMGRTAYGVKGITLEEGNEVIGMETITPDSTTSILTVTEGGYGKRTPVGEYRIQGRGGKGIISVKTTERNGLAIGFLQVRDGDEIMLIAAQGKVLRCKVEDIREIGRNTQGVRILDLDGEGDRVVGVARLAEAVEREDAGSEEPPEA comes from the coding sequence ATGCCCTTTGACGAGCGTTTGGGCCACATCGCGATCGAAGATGAGATGAAGTCGTCGTACCTCGATTACGCGATGAGCGTGATCGTAGGTCGCGCGCTGCCCGACGTCCGCGACGGACTCAAGCCGGTCCATCGCCGTATCTTGTTCGGCATGAACGAAATGGGCCTCGCCTCCAATCGGGCCTACCGCAAGTCGGCCAAGATCGTGGGCGAGATCATGGGCAACTATCACCCCCACGGTGATACGGCCATTTACGACACCCTCGTACGGATGGCGCAGGACTTCAACATGCGTTATCCCCTCGTCGACGGTCAGGGAAATTATGGGTCGATGGACGGCGATTCAGCGGCCGCCATGCGCTACACTGAAGCGCGCATGACCAAACTTGCCGAGGAGATGCTGGCCGACATCGACAAGGAAACAGTTGATTTCGGCCCGAACTACGACGAATCGAGGCAGGAACCGCTGGTGTTGCCGACGAGGGTGCCCAATCTCCTCATTAACGGAGCGGGGGGCATCGCGGTTGGTTATGCCACGAATATACCGACGCACAACATTGCTGAGATCATCGATGGGTTGCTCCTGCTGTTGGATAGTCCGGATGTCACGATCGCCCAGCTGATGAAGAAGATCCCCGGGCCTGATTTCCCCACGGCCGGGTTCATTTACGGCATGAGCGGGATCAAGGAAGCCTACGAGACCGGCCGGGGACTCTTGACGTTGCGGGCGAAAGTGGTCGTGGAGACCGATGAACGCACCGATCGCGAACGGCTGATCGTGACGGAGATTCCCTATCAAGTCAACAAAGTGTCATTGATCAAGAAGATTGCCGAGTTGGTTCAGGATGACCGGATCAAAGGCATCTCCGACCTGCGGGACGAATCATCGGATCGCGAAGGGGTCCGAGTGGTCATCGAGCTGAAGCGAGGCGAGATCCCGCTGGTGGTGCTGAACAATCTGTACAAGCACACGCCGCTTGAAACCACCTTCGGAGTCATCATGCTGGCGCTGGTGAACAATCGTCCGGAGATTCTGAACCTCAAGCAGATTCTCCATCATTTTCTCGAGCATCGACGGGAAGTCGTGGTGCGACGGACGGCCTTCGAACTCCGAAAAGCGGAGGAGCGGGCGCATATCCTCGAAGGACTCAAGATCGCGCTCGACAATTTGGATGCCGTCATCACGCTCATCAGGGGATCGCAATCCCCCGATGAGGCCCGAGCCGGATTGATGCGGCAGTTCGGCCTGACCGAGATACAGGCCAACGCCATCCTCGACATGCGACTTCAGCGCTTGACACAGCTGGAACGCACCAAGCTCATCGAGGAATACCAGGAAGTGCTCAAGCAGATTGAATATCTGAAATCCGTGCTCGCCAGCGAAGCTCTGGTCCGGACCATCATCAAAGACGAGCTGACCGAAATACGCGAGGCCTACAAGGACGAGCGGCGGACGCAAATCGTCAAAGAAGAAGCGGAGATCAGTCTGGAAGACCTGATCGCAGCGGAAGAAGTGGTCGTGACCATTTCCCACGCCGGCTACATCAAACGCAATGCCGTGTCCCTCTATCGCGCCCAGCGACGCGGGGGAAAGGGCAAGATCGGCATGGGAATCAAGGAGGAAGACTTCGTCGAAAACCTCTTCACCGCCTCCACCCATGATTCACTGCTTTTTTTCACCGATGCCGGCAAGGTCTATTGGTTGAAAGTCCATGAGATACCGGAGGCGAGTCGGGCGGCGAAGGGCAAAGCCCTTGTGAATCTGCTTGCTCTGTCAGGAAGCGAAAAAGTCACGGCCACGCTGCCGGTGAAAGAATTCCGAGACGACCGCTATATCGTGATGGGCACCAAGAAGGGCATCATCAAAAAGACGGAACTCTCCGCATTCAGCAATCCACGGCAAGGCGGGATCATTGCGTTGGGACTCGAGGGCGGCGATAAACTGATCGGAGTTCAACTGACCGATGGCCAACGGGAGATTCTCCTTGGGACTAGGCAGGGCATCACCATTCGATTCAAAGAAGAAGAAGTGAGGCCGATGGGTCGGACCGCGTATGGCGTGAAAGGGATCACGCTTGAAGAAGGAAACGAAGTCATCGGCATGGAAACCATTACCCCCGATTCCACCACTTCGATCTTGACTGTCACGGAAGGCGGCTACGGCAAACGAACACCCGTTGGCGAATATCGTATTCAGGGTCGTGGCGGGAAGGGCATCATCAGCGTCAAGACGACCGAGCGCAATGGACTGGCCATCGGTTTTCTCCAAGTACGCGACGGCGACGAAATCATGTTGATCGCCGCGCAAGGGAAGGTGCTTCGTTGCAAGGTGGAGGACATCCGTGAAATCGGCCGCAATACCCAAGGCGTGCGCATTCTGGACCTGGACGGCGAAGGAGACCGAGTCGTAGGTGTCGCCAGGCTCGCGGAAGCGGTCGAACGGGAGGACGCGGGATCGGAAGAACCCCCCGAGGCCTAA
- a CDS encoding ferredoxin:thioredoxin reductase codes for MAEPTQESLDKIWKFVEGFAEKSGTAMHPNRAVTEAVVKGLASHIDELGKPLCPCNFYKDKAAEAKLRRWICACDEMQIYKYCHCLLFVREDGMPITEYLPEGHEGREVYGVVSDPTPDKGRALKHKATHSPTVADESSTVPVSST; via the coding sequence ATGGCTGAACCGACGCAGGAGAGTCTCGATAAGATTTGGAAGTTCGTAGAAGGTTTCGCCGAAAAAAGCGGAACGGCGATGCATCCCAACAGGGCCGTGACCGAGGCGGTCGTCAAAGGGCTCGCGTCCCACATCGACGAACTCGGGAAACCGCTTTGTCCGTGCAACTTCTACAAAGATAAGGCGGCCGAAGCCAAGCTCCGGCGCTGGATCTGCGCCTGCGACGAAATGCAGATCTACAAGTACTGCCACTGTCTGCTCTTCGTGCGTGAAGACGGCATGCCGATCACGGAGTATTTGCCGGAGGGCCATGAGGGTCGTGAAGTATACGGGGTGGTTTCCGATCCGACGCCGGACAAGGGTCGTGCCCTTAAACACAAGGCGACCCACTCTCCTACGGTCGCCGACGAGTCCTCGACCGTGCCGGTTTCCTCGACATGA
- a CDS encoding SsrA-binding protein encodes MAKETEDQGKVVATNRKAYHDYFIEEKFEAGIVLKGTEVKSLRDRRVNLQDSYAGVKEGEVFLYHCHISPYSHGNIMNHDPVRTRKLLLHRKEINKLLGKTQQKGLTLIPLRIYFSERGQAKVELGLAKGKKQHDRRESIKAREAGREVERAIKERK; translated from the coding sequence ATGGCTAAAGAAACGGAGGATCAGGGGAAGGTGGTGGCCACCAATCGCAAGGCTTATCACGATTATTTTATCGAAGAAAAGTTCGAGGCCGGGATCGTGCTCAAAGGTACCGAGGTGAAATCACTCCGGGACAGACGAGTAAACTTGCAGGACAGTTATGCGGGCGTCAAAGAGGGCGAGGTCTTTCTCTACCATTGCCACATCAGTCCCTATAGTCACGGCAACATTATGAACCATGATCCGGTCAGGACCCGCAAACTGCTCCTGCATCGCAAGGAAATCAACAAGCTCCTGGGGAAAACCCAGCAAAAGGGCCTCACTCTGATCCCGCTTCGGATCTATTTTTCAGAACGAGGTCAAGCCAAGGTCGAGCTGGGGTTAGCCAAAGGAAAGAAACAGCATGATCGCAGAGAATCGATCAAGGCTCGGGAAGCCGGTAGAGAAGTGGAGCGGGCAATCAAAGAACGGAAGTAG
- a CDS encoding DNA-binding response regulator: MRILLVEDDVDLAQFIRKGLKEEHYAVDVAADGEEGLALASDNPYDLVILDIMLPKLDGLTLCRRVRDKGIMTPILLLTARNTVETKVSGFDTGADQFLAKPFAFSELLARIRALLRRGSAQQLAHLQAADLRLDPASHRVWRAGQEISLTNKEYALLEFLLRNKNRVLTRTAIIEHVWDISYDPMTNIVDAHIRALRAKIDRDFSPPLIATVRGAGYMLEEPESSA, from the coding sequence ATGCGCATACTGTTGGTGGAAGACGACGTGGATCTGGCTCAGTTCATCCGGAAAGGATTGAAAGAAGAGCACTACGCGGTGGACGTCGCAGCCGACGGCGAAGAAGGGTTGGCGTTGGCATCGGACAATCCGTACGATCTCGTGATTCTCGATATCATGCTGCCCAAGCTGGACGGCCTCACGCTCTGCCGCCGTGTGCGCGACAAGGGAATCATGACTCCGATTCTGCTGTTGACCGCGCGCAATACAGTGGAGACCAAGGTATCGGGTTTTGACACGGGCGCGGATCAGTTTTTGGCGAAACCGTTCGCCTTCTCGGAACTCTTGGCCCGGATCCGGGCCCTGCTGCGCCGGGGCAGTGCTCAGCAACTCGCCCACCTGCAGGCGGCGGACTTGAGGTTGGACCCCGCTTCCCACCGCGTCTGGCGGGCCGGACAGGAAATCTCCCTGACGAACAAAGAATACGCACTGCTGGAGTTCCTCTTGCGGAACAAGAATCGTGTCCTCACGCGAACGGCGATCATCGAACATGTGTGGGACATCAGCTATGATCCCATGACGAACATCGTCGACGCCCATATTCGGGCCTTGCGCGCGAAGATCGACCGGGATTTTTCACCGCCGTTGATCGCCACGGTACGCGGGGCCGGATACATGCTCGAAGAACCAGAATCATCGGCATGA